The following proteins are encoded in a genomic region of Reichenbachiella sp.:
- the secG gene encoding preprotein translocase subunit SecG yields MFTTIVVLIVFVAVVLVLVVLAQNSKGGGLTSQFGGSGTSQLMGVKKTGDLLEKLTWGLAIALISLTLSTKFLITESRAGEEFASPNIESAQEKTIAPNLDLNAEEGDAELLDEALEVEESDNEE; encoded by the coding sequence ATGTTTACTACGATTGTTGTATTGATAGTTTTTGTAGCTGTAGTGCTCGTATTGGTTGTTTTAGCTCAAAACTCAAAAGGTGGTGGATTGACTAGCCAGTTTGGTGGATCAGGCACTTCTCAGTTGATGGGTGTAAAAAAGACTGGTGACTTATTAGAGAAACTAACTTGGGGATTGGCTATAGCCTTGATTTCATTGACACTTTCTACAAAATTTTTAATCACCGAGTCTAGAGCTGGTGAAGAGTTTGCTAGTCCAAACATTGAAAGCGCACAAGAAAAAACAATCGCACCAAACTTAGACTTAAATGCTGAGGAAGGTGATGCAGAACTTCTTGATGAAGCACTAGAAGTAGAAGAATCAGATAACGAAGAGTAA
- the groES gene encoding co-chaperone GroES — MSKVSFKPNEDRILVEPAAAEEKTASGIIIPDTAKEKPQEGIVVAVGEGTTDKPVTVKVGDKVLYGKYSGTELSLDGTEYLIMRNSDVFGTL; from the coding sequence ATGTCAAAAGTAAGCTTTAAACCAAACGAAGATCGAATTTTGGTTGAACCTGCTGCTGCAGAAGAAAAAACAGCTTCCGGTATTATCATTCCTGACACTGCCAAAGAAAAACCACAAGAAGGCATAGTCGTAGCTGTTGGAGAAGGTACAACCGACAAACCTGTAACTGTAAAAGTTGGAGACAAAGTGCTTTACGGCAAATATTCTGGCACTGAGTTGTCTTTGGATGGTACTGAGTACCTTATCATGCGCAATTCTGACGTATTCGGAACACTATAA
- the groL gene encoding chaperonin GroEL (60 kDa chaperone family; promotes refolding of misfolded polypeptides especially under stressful conditions; forms two stacked rings of heptamers to form a barrel-shaped 14mer; ends can be capped by GroES; misfolded proteins enter the barrel where they are refolded when GroES binds) has protein sequence MAKDIFFNSDARDGLKRGVDMLADAVKVTLGPKGRNVILDKKFGAPTVTKDGVSVAKEIELSDALENMGAQLVKEVASKTADDAGDGTTTATVLTQALFGNGFKNVAAGANPMDLKRGIDKAVATVVADLKKQSKEIKDNSEVAQVATVSANNDAEIGKMIADAMDKVGKDGVITVEEAKGTETEVKTVEGMQFDRGYLSPYFVTNTEKMEAEMENPYILIYDKKISTMKELLPVLEATAQTGKPLVIISEDVDGEALATLVVNKIRGSLKIAAVKAPGFGDRRKAMLEDIAILTGGTVISEERGYKLENATLEYLGTAEKVNIDKDNTIIVNGAGKKEDIEARVNQIKQQVENTTSDYDKEKLQERLAKLSGGVAILYIGAATEVEMKEKKDRVDDALHATRAAVQEGIVAGGGVALIRAISSLDGLTLENEDQNTGVNIVRMAIEAPLRTIVANAGGEGSVVVNAVKDGKADFGYNAANDTYESMFKAGIIDPTKVTRLALENAASIASLLLTSDAAVVDQPEPEGAPAMPPMGGGMPGMM, from the coding sequence ATGGCTAAAGACATATTTTTTAATTCAGACGCAAGAGACGGCCTCAAAAGAGGTGTTGACATGCTTGCTGACGCAGTAAAAGTAACCTTAGGACCAAAAGGTAGAAACGTAATCCTGGACAAAAAATTCGGTGCTCCTACCGTAACCAAAGATGGTGTTTCTGTAGCAAAAGAAATCGAGTTGAGCGATGCCTTAGAAAACATGGGTGCTCAGTTGGTGAAAGAAGTAGCTTCTAAAACTGCTGACGATGCAGGTGACGGTACTACTACTGCTACTGTATTGACCCAAGCTTTGTTTGGCAACGGATTCAAAAACGTAGCTGCCGGAGCTAACCCAATGGACCTCAAAAGAGGTATCGACAAAGCAGTTGCTACAGTTGTAGCTGATTTGAAGAAGCAATCCAAAGAAATCAAAGACAACAGTGAAGTAGCTCAAGTAGCTACCGTATCTGCCAACAACGACGCTGAAATCGGTAAAATGATTGCTGATGCGATGGACAAAGTGGGCAAAGACGGTGTGATCACTGTAGAAGAAGCTAAAGGAACGGAGACTGAAGTGAAAACTGTAGAAGGTATGCAGTTTGATAGAGGTTACCTTTCTCCATACTTTGTGACTAACACAGAGAAAATGGAAGCTGAAATGGAGAATCCTTACATCTTGATCTACGACAAGAAGATCTCTACGATGAAGGAATTACTTCCAGTATTGGAAGCTACTGCTCAGACTGGCAAGCCACTAGTGATCATCTCTGAAGATGTAGACGGTGAAGCATTGGCTACTTTGGTAGTAAACAAAATTAGAGGTTCTCTGAAAATCGCTGCTGTAAAAGCTCCTGGCTTTGGCGACAGAAGAAAAGCTATGTTGGAAGACATCGCTATCTTGACTGGCGGTACTGTAATCTCTGAAGAAAGAGGATACAAACTAGAAAATGCTACTTTGGAGTACTTGGGTACTGCTGAGAAAGTAAACATCGACAAAGACAATACCATCATTGTAAATGGTGCTGGTAAGAAAGAAGATATCGAGGCTAGAGTTAACCAGATCAAGCAACAAGTAGAAAATACTACTTCTGACTATGACAAAGAAAAGCTACAAGAGAGATTAGCTAAGTTGTCTGGCGGTGTAGCGATCCTTTATATCGGTGCTGCTACTGAAGTAGAAATGAAAGAGAAGAAAGACAGAGTGGACGATGCATTGCACGCGACTAGAGCGGCTGTACAAGAAGGTATCGTCGCTGGTGGTGGTGTTGCATTAATCAGAGCTATCTCTTCTTTGGATGGTTTGACTTTAGAAAACGAAGATCAAAACACTGGTGTAAACATCGTAAGAATGGCTATCGAAGCTCCATTGAGAACTATCGTGGCTAACGCTGGAGGTGAGGGATCTGTAGTAGTAAATGCTGTGAAAGACGGCAAAGCTGACTTCGGATACAACGCTGCAAATGACACTTACGAGTCAATGTTCAAAGCGGGTATCATCGATCCTACTAAGGTAACTAGACTAGCGCTTGAAAATGCTGCTTCCATTGCTTCATTGCTTTTGACTAGTGATGCGGCCGTAGTAGATCAGCCTGAGCCAGAAGGTGCTCCCGCAATGCCTCCAATGGGTGGCGGAATGCCAGGCATGATGTAA